Proteins found in one Enterococcus sp. 9D6_DIV0238 genomic segment:
- a CDS encoding beta-glucoside-specific PTS transporter subunit IIABC has translation MSKNQEIAERVLSMVGGEENVNSVVHCATRLRFKLKDEEKAATDKLNQDPDVIQVVRSGGQYQVVIGSHVSDVYKELMAHSGLGDNSDSKDEGPKGNIFNQLIDIISSIFTPFLGAMAGAGVLKGFLTLALTLNWLTAESGVYVVLFSIADGIFTFLPILLAFTAAKKFKTNEFLAVCLAMALVHPSISALAGNTLSFAGIPVIIGASAYTSSVIPIILAVFVQSYVERFFKKVIPSFLQIICVPLAVFLVMAPVTFIAIGPIGTILGDLLGKGYNGIYGFSPIIAGAVMGGLWQVFVMFGMHWGFVPIMMLNLSEAGGGVDTMAPMLLPAVLAQGGAALAVFFMTKNVKLKGLALSSAMTSVFGITEPTVYGVTLPLKRPFIAACIGGAIGGAYIGFSHVQNFVFGLISLLSLPGFIPQETKDTSGMIAAIIGTAIAFVVAFVLTFILRFDDKVEAAGTQETKESQTAAKGDKIVLSSPLTGAIVPLDKVEDQVFSSGALGKGIAVEPTVGELYAPADGEITTLFPTGHAVGITTTDGAEVLMHIGMDTVEMNGDGFEILAKQGDKVKQGDLLIKFDIDKIKEAGHPVVTPIVVTNSADFLDVLDMNQTEVLHGEDFLAVVR, from the coding sequence ATGAGTAAAAATCAAGAAATCGCTGAACGCGTGTTATCGATGGTTGGCGGAGAAGAGAATGTAAATAGCGTTGTACACTGTGCAACTCGTTTACGTTTCAAATTGAAAGACGAGGAGAAAGCAGCAACTGATAAGCTAAATCAAGATCCAGATGTCATTCAAGTCGTTAGAAGCGGCGGACAATATCAAGTCGTTATCGGAAGTCATGTTAGTGATGTTTATAAGGAATTGATGGCTCACAGTGGTTTAGGGGACAATAGTGATTCTAAAGATGAAGGACCTAAAGGAAATATCTTTAATCAATTGATCGATATTATTTCTTCTATCTTTACACCATTTTTAGGCGCAATGGCAGGAGCTGGGGTCTTAAAAGGGTTCTTGACTTTAGCGCTCACATTGAATTGGTTGACAGCAGAATCTGGTGTCTATGTAGTACTTTTTTCTATCGCTGATGGTATTTTTACCTTCTTACCGATTCTTCTAGCATTCACGGCGGCGAAGAAATTTAAGACAAATGAATTTTTGGCAGTCTGTTTAGCGATGGCGTTAGTTCATCCAAGTATTTCGGCACTAGCAGGTAATACTTTAAGCTTTGCTGGAATTCCAGTGATTATCGGTGCAAGTGCGTATACGTCTTCAGTTATTCCAATTATTTTGGCTGTGTTCGTACAAAGCTATGTTGAACGCTTTTTCAAAAAAGTTATTCCGTCATTCTTGCAAATTATCTGTGTTCCATTAGCAGTTTTCTTGGTAATGGCGCCAGTAACATTTATTGCGATCGGTCCGATCGGTACAATTTTAGGTGATCTATTAGGTAAAGGCTACAATGGTATTTATGGTTTTAGTCCAATTATCGCAGGTGCTGTAATGGGTGGTTTATGGCAAGTATTCGTAATGTTTGGGATGCACTGGGGCTTTGTGCCGATCATGATGCTAAACTTATCTGAAGCAGGCGGTGGTGTTGATACAATGGCGCCAATGTTATTACCAGCTGTTTTAGCACAGGGTGGTGCAGCTTTAGCCGTGTTCTTCATGACAAAGAATGTAAAATTGAAAGGTTTAGCATTATCATCTGCAATGACTTCTGTCTTTGGGATTACTGAGCCAACTGTTTATGGTGTAACGCTTCCTCTGAAAAGACCATTTATCGCCGCTTGTATCGGTGGTGCGATCGGTGGTGCATATATTGGCTTTAGTCATGTTCAAAACTTTGTATTTGGGTTGATCAGCTTGTTGAGCTTACCAGGATTTATTCCGCAAGAAACAAAAGATACATCAGGTATGATCGCAGCGATCATCGGAACGGCTATCGCCTTTGTAGTTGCCTTTGTTCTAACATTTATCTTGAGATTTGATGACAAAGTTGAAGCTGCTGGAACACAAGAAACAAAAGAAAGTCAAACAGCTGCAAAAGGTGATAAAATTGTTTTATCCAGTCCATTAACAGGTGCAATCGTTCCTTTAGATAAAGTAGAAGATCAAGTGTTTTCATCTGGCGCTTTAGGGAAAGGAATTGCAGTTGAACCAACAGTCGGTGAACTTTATGCTCCGGCAGATGGAGAAATCACTACGTTGTTCCCAACAGGGCATGCAGTTGGTATTACTACCACTGATGGAGCGGAAGTGCTGATGCATATTGGCATGGACACTGTTGAAATGAATGGTGACGGCTTTGAAATACTTGCAAAACAAGGGGATAAAGTGAAACAAGGTGATTTATTGATCAAATTTGATATCGATAAAATCAAAGAAGCTGGACATCCAGTTGTTACGCCGATCGTCGTAACAAATAGTGCTGATTTTCTTGATGTATTAGATATGAATCAAACAGAAGTGCTTCATGGTGAAGACTTCCTGGCAGTGGTTCGCTAA
- a CDS encoding AI-2E family transporter: MKNEKDKEKRLSWFWRWFLNNQVVTALLIVLLILLIILVFTKVSYLFTPVWQFIGVVGLPLIMAGILYYLMNPVVDFLEKKQIPRIWSIIGLFIIVVALIIWGLVVIVPKIQEQTISFGNHFPQYIETIDKKMQEILSDPLFAQFRTQLEDMGDKLTNSLGDVIRNISTFTVQGLGSFVGAVATVFVAIVTMPFILFYLLKDGKQLAPYLMKFLPNKMRKPTLRVLSEVNEQVSSYIRGQLTVAFAVAVMFIIGFSVIGLDYAITLGITAGFLNLIPYLGSFLAMIPAIFLGIVGGPVLLIKVLVVFVIEQTIEGRVISPLVLGSQLDIHPVTILVVLLTSGKLFGVVGVILGIPVYAAAKVIITHIFEWYKDVSSLYHEEEGQNQEE, encoded by the coding sequence ATGAAAAATGAAAAGGACAAAGAAAAACGCCTTTCGTGGTTTTGGCGTTGGTTCTTGAATAATCAAGTGGTCACAGCTTTATTGATCGTATTGCTGATTTTATTGATCATTTTGGTTTTTACTAAGGTTTCCTACCTGTTTACACCAGTCTGGCAGTTTATTGGTGTCGTCGGCCTACCATTGATCATGGCAGGTATCTTGTATTATTTAATGAATCCAGTAGTTGATTTCTTGGAAAAGAAGCAGATTCCAAGGATTTGGAGCATCATTGGCTTGTTCATTATCGTTGTTGCATTGATCATTTGGGGATTAGTTGTAATTGTTCCAAAAATACAAGAGCAAACCATTAGCTTTGGGAATCATTTCCCTCAATATATCGAAACGATCGATAAAAAGATGCAGGAAATTTTAAGTGATCCGCTTTTCGCGCAATTCCGTACACAGTTAGAGGATATGGGCGATAAATTGACTAATTCATTAGGTGATGTGATCCGCAATATCTCTACGTTTACCGTTCAAGGATTAGGAAGTTTTGTGGGCGCTGTAGCAACTGTCTTTGTGGCAATCGTTACGATGCCATTCATTTTGTTCTATCTTCTAAAGGACGGCAAACAGTTGGCTCCTTATCTTATGAAATTTTTACCAAATAAAATGCGTAAGCCAACATTGAGGGTCTTGAGTGAAGTGAATGAACAAGTGTCATCTTATATTCGCGGGCAGTTGACGGTTGCGTTTGCAGTTGCGGTGATGTTCATTATAGGGTTTTCGGTCATCGGGCTTGATTATGCGATCACGTTAGGGATCACAGCTGGATTTTTGAATTTGATTCCATATCTTGGTTCATTTTTAGCAATGATTCCGGCTATATTTTTGGGGATCGTAGGCGGTCCTGTTCTGTTAATAAAAGTTTTAGTCGTTTTTGTTATTGAACAAACGATCGAGGGCCGTGTGATTTCACCGCTTGTTTTAGGTAGTCAGCTGGATATTCATCCAGTAACGATTTTAGTGGTTTTATTGACCTCTGGGAAGCTTTTTGGTGTGGTAGGAGTGATTTTAGGTATTCCAGTCTATGCTGCGGCTAAAGTTATCATTACCCATATTTTTGAGTGGTATAAAGATGTATCAAGTTTGTATCATGAAGAAGAGGGACAAAATCAAGAAGAATAA
- a CDS encoding glycoside hydrolase family 1 protein, translating into MSNKTTAFPKGFLWGGATAANQLEGAYLSDGKGLSVADAMPGGKQRFQVLGSDTFNWEIDEDKYIYPNHRGIDHYHRYKEDIALFAKMGFKCYRFSIAWARIFPKGDESTPNEAGLKFYDQVIEECLKHGIEPVVTISHYEMPLHLAKEYGGWKNRKLIDFFETYATVVLNRYGKKVKYWMTFNEINSAFHFPALSQGMVKATGAGDYQNVFQAWHNQFVASAKAVKIGHEINPDMQIGCMIIYATTYSIDANPVNQMATLAQNQEFNFYCTDAQVRGEYPAYQQRMFEKYGVSALEMGADDLELMKKYTVDYIGFSYYMSSAVNETAEEEDTVIGNLLGGVRNPFLEASEWGWQIDPEGLRIALNELYDRYQKPLFIVENGLGAIDKVDENFYVEDDYRIDYLRRHIEAMSNAIKDGVDLMGYTPWGCIDLVSASTGEMSKRYGFIYVDLDDNGEGTLNRYEKKSFNWYKKVIETNGQDLN; encoded by the coding sequence ATGTCAAACAAAACTACTGCATTTCCAAAGGGATTTTTATGGGGCGGTGCAACAGCAGCGAATCAGCTAGAAGGAGCCTATCTTTCAGATGGTAAAGGATTATCTGTTGCAGATGCGATGCCTGGTGGCAAGCAGCGTTTTCAAGTGTTAGGCAGTGATACCTTTAATTGGGAGATCGATGAGGATAAATATATTTACCCAAATCATCGTGGCATCGATCATTATCACCGCTACAAAGAAGATATCGCACTATTTGCAAAAATGGGGTTCAAATGTTATCGCTTTTCTATCGCTTGGGCTAGAATTTTTCCTAAAGGAGACGAGTCTACGCCAAATGAAGCTGGCTTGAAGTTTTATGATCAAGTGATCGAAGAATGTTTGAAGCATGGGATAGAGCCTGTTGTGACGATTTCTCACTACGAAATGCCATTACATTTGGCTAAAGAATATGGCGGCTGGAAGAACCGTAAGTTGATCGATTTCTTTGAAACATATGCAACGGTCGTTTTGAATCGTTATGGTAAAAAAGTAAAATATTGGATGACCTTCAATGAGATCAATTCTGCTTTCCATTTTCCAGCACTTAGCCAGGGAATGGTCAAAGCGACTGGAGCCGGCGATTATCAAAATGTTTTCCAAGCATGGCATAATCAGTTTGTAGCAAGTGCTAAAGCAGTGAAAATCGGACACGAAATCAATCCAGATATGCAAATCGGATGTATGATCATTTATGCAACTACTTACAGTATCGATGCTAATCCTGTCAATCAAATGGCGACCTTAGCTCAAAATCAGGAATTCAACTTCTATTGTACGGATGCACAAGTTCGCGGTGAATATCCTGCTTATCAACAACGTATGTTTGAAAAATATGGTGTTTCTGCATTAGAAATGGGCGCAGATGACTTGGAATTGATGAAGAAATATACGGTAGACTATATTGGTTTCAGTTACTATATGTCATCAGCAGTCAATGAGACAGCTGAAGAAGAAGACACAGTGATTGGAAACTTACTAGGTGGTGTACGTAATCCATTCTTAGAAGCAAGTGAATGGGGCTGGCAAATCGATCCAGAAGGCTTGAGAATTGCATTGAATGAATTGTATGACCGTTACCAAAAACCACTATTTATCGTTGAAAATGGCTTAGGAGCGATCGATAAGGTTGACGAGAACTTCTATGTAGAAGATGATTATCGTATCGATTATCTGCGTCGCCATATTGAAGCGATGTCTAATGCAATAAAAGATGGTGTTGATCTAATGGGCTATACGCCTTGGGGATGTATTGATCTTGTTAGTGCATCGACGGGTGAAATGAGCAAACGTTATGGCTTTATTTATGTAGATTTAGATGATAATGGCGAAGGAACATTGAATCGCTATGAGAAAAAATCGTTCAACTGGTATAAAAAAGTCATTGAAACAAATGGTCAGGATCTAAATTAA
- a CDS encoding FMN-dependent NADH-azoreductase, protein MSKLLVVKAHPLTKEESRSVRALETFLESYKSENPADEIDVLDVYADYVPEIDEELLSGWGALRTGTEFTALNESQQSKVARFNELTDQFLAADKVVIANALWNLNVPTRLKAWVDTINVAGKTFKYTEEGPKPLTEGKKALHIQSNGGFYEGQDFASQYVKGILNFIGVSQVDQLFIEGIDHFPDRAEELLETAMNQATTLGKTF, encoded by the coding sequence ATGTCAAAATTATTAGTTGTCAAAGCACACCCGCTTACAAAAGAAGAATCACGTTCTGTACGTGCATTAGAAACTTTTTTAGAAAGCTATAAATCAGAAAATCCAGCGGATGAAATCGATGTTCTTGATGTTTATGCTGATTATGTTCCTGAAATCGATGAAGAATTATTATCTGGTTGGGGAGCATTACGTACTGGTACAGAATTTACAGCTTTAAACGAAAGCCAACAATCAAAAGTAGCACGTTTCAACGAGTTGACTGATCAATTCTTAGCTGCTGATAAAGTTGTTATTGCAAATGCCTTATGGAACTTAAACGTACCTACTCGTTTGAAAGCATGGGTCGATACGATCAACGTTGCCGGCAAAACGTTCAAATATACTGAAGAAGGACCAAAACCTTTAACTGAAGGTAAAAAAGCTCTACACATCCAATCAAATGGCGGCTTTTATGAAGGACAAGATTTCGCGTCACAATATGTTAAAGGGATCTTAAACTTCATCGGAGTTTCTCAAGTCGATCAATTATTTATTGAAGGAATCGACCATTTCCCAGATAGAGCAGAAGAATTATTAGAAACAGCAATGAACCAAGCAACGACTTTAGGTAAAACTTTTTAA
- a CDS encoding PTS glucitol/sorbitol transporter subunit IIA, which produces MKAIVTEIGAKALDEKEPMIILFGESATEGLKEYSVIQKFQETRSLKMKEGDRLKIDEQEYTIRYVGSYANENLNSIAHVTLVFTDIPEEDPIVNGLYLDPTTLPKIQIGTTIDYVSSGV; this is translated from the coding sequence ATGAAAGCAATAGTTACCGAAATTGGTGCAAAAGCCTTGGATGAAAAAGAACCAATGATCATTCTATTTGGTGAAAGTGCCACAGAAGGACTAAAAGAATATTCCGTAATTCAAAAATTTCAAGAAACACGATCATTGAAAATGAAAGAAGGAGACCGACTAAAAATTGACGAACAGGAATACACGATTCGTTATGTGGGGTCATATGCGAATGAAAATTTAAACAGCATTGCCCATGTCACTTTAGTTTTTACTGATATACCTGAGGAAGATCCTATTGTCAATGGTTTATATCTTGATCCAACAACCCTTCCGAAGATTCAGATCGGAACAACAATTGACTATGTGTCTTCTGGAGTGTGA
- the licT gene encoding BglG family transcription antiterminator LicT — protein sequence MYIEKILNNNVVMTKNESGEEIVCMGRGLAFQKKVGDLIDPTFIEKEFVLKDSVTSGQFQQLFADIPMEEVEVVKKIVDMAEADLGIELSSNIYLTLTDHIHYAIMRAKEGLEMPNPLMFETKKFYPKEFAIAKKGVELIKEKLAVDFSESEAGFIAFHIVNSEQANGNMEVTMSATEMVRDILTIISRYFGKPFDEDSLNYQRIVTHLQYFAQRYLQNEAHDEEDDFLYELIQSKYPKAFQSVQRINDYLVKTYQKPIDKAEQIYLTIHIQRVVGDKK from the coding sequence ATGTATATTGAAAAAATTTTAAACAACAATGTCGTTATGACAAAAAATGAATCAGGTGAAGAAATTGTCTGTATGGGCCGTGGATTAGCATTTCAAAAAAAAGTTGGAGACTTGATCGATCCAACCTTTATTGAAAAAGAGTTTGTTCTAAAAGATTCTGTTACCTCAGGACAATTTCAGCAATTATTTGCAGATATTCCTATGGAGGAAGTCGAGGTCGTTAAAAAGATCGTTGATATGGCAGAAGCTGATTTAGGGATCGAGCTCTCTTCAAATATCTACTTAACGTTGACGGATCATATCCATTATGCGATCATGCGGGCAAAAGAAGGATTGGAGATGCCCAATCCATTGATGTTTGAGACTAAAAAGTTTTATCCTAAAGAGTTTGCGATCGCTAAAAAAGGTGTAGAGTTGATCAAAGAGAAATTAGCTGTTGATTTTTCTGAGAGTGAAGCAGGATTCATTGCTTTTCATATCGTCAATAGTGAACAAGCAAACGGGAATATGGAAGTGACCATGTCAGCTACTGAGATGGTACGGGATATCTTGACGATCATTAGCCGTTACTTTGGGAAACCATTTGACGAAGATTCCTTGAATTATCAACGAATCGTGACACATCTGCAGTATTTTGCACAACGCTATCTGCAAAATGAAGCGCACGATGAAGAAGATGATTTTCTCTATGAATTGATTCAAAGTAAGTATCCGAAAGCATTTCAATCGGTACAAAGAATCAATGATTATCTAGTTAAGACATATCAAAAGCCGATCGATAAGGCTGAACAAATTTATCTAACCATACATATCCAACGAGTGGTTGGAGATAAAAAGTAG
- a CDS encoding F0F1 ATP synthase subunit epsilon translates to MDCLTVNVVTPNGLVYDHRATIVVAKTTDGEIGILPKHAPIIVPLAIDEVRVKRTDSDTHVDWIAVNGGIMEVRDDVISIIADSAERERDIDVSRAERAKQRAERMIQEAKENANTDELRRATVALHRAINRINVSKHT, encoded by the coding sequence ATGGACTGTTTAACTGTAAATGTGGTTACTCCTAATGGTTTAGTTTATGATCACCGAGCAACGATCGTTGTGGCTAAAACGACGGATGGTGAGATCGGTATTTTGCCAAAACATGCGCCGATCATTGTTCCTTTAGCGATAGACGAGGTTCGTGTGAAAAGAACAGATTCCGACACTCACGTCGATTGGATCGCAGTCAATGGCGGTATCATGGAAGTTCGTGATGATGTTATCTCGATCATCGCAGATAGTGCGGAACGTGAACGAGACATTGACGTTAGCCGTGCTGAGAGAGCAAAACAGCGTGCTGAACGGATGATCCAAGAAGCGAAAGAAAATGCTAATACAGATGAATTGCGCCGAGCAACAGTTGCTTTACATCGAGCGATCAATCGGATCAATGTATCTAAACATACGTAA
- the atpD gene encoding F0F1 ATP synthase subunit beta — protein MSSGKIVEVIGPVVDVEFSLDQSLPDINNALVVYKNGEQKQKVVLEVALELGDGVIRSIAMESTDGLQRGMEVIDTGKPISVPVGKETLGRVFNVLGDTIDLEAPFPEEAERSGIHKKAPAFDELSTSNEILETGIKVIDLLAPYLKGGKVGLFGGAGVGKTVLIQELIHNIAQEHGGISVFTGVGERTREGNDLYFEMKDSGVIEKTAMVFGQMNEPPGARMRVALTGLTIAEYFRDVEGQDVLLFIDNIFRFTQAGSEVSALLGRMPSAVGYQPTLATEMGQLQERITSTKKGSITSIQAIYVPADDYTDPAPATAFAHLDATTNLERRLTEQGIYPAVDPLASSSSALAPEVVGEEHYAVATEVQHVLQRYRELQDIIAILGMDELSDQEKILVGRARRIQFFLSQNFNVAEQFTGQPGSYVPVAETVRGFREILDGKYDDLPEEAFRSVGKIEDVIEKAKTLNY, from the coding sequence ATGAGTTCAGGAAAGATTGTTGAAGTTATTGGTCCCGTTGTCGACGTGGAATTTTCACTAGATCAATCCTTACCAGATATCAATAATGCATTAGTCGTTTATAAAAACGGCGAACAAAAACAAAAAGTTGTATTAGAAGTTGCTTTGGAATTGGGCGATGGTGTTATCCGCTCGATCGCTATGGAATCAACAGATGGTCTGCAACGTGGAATGGAAGTTATCGACACAGGTAAACCAATTTCAGTTCCTGTAGGAAAAGAAACATTAGGACGTGTGTTCAATGTGTTAGGTGACACTATCGATTTGGAAGCACCATTCCCTGAAGAAGCAGAACGTAGCGGTATTCATAAAAAAGCGCCTGCTTTTGATGAACTTAGCACAAGTAATGAAATTTTGGAAACAGGGATCAAAGTAATCGATTTATTGGCTCCTTATTTAAAAGGGGGGAAAGTCGGACTTTTCGGGGGTGCCGGAGTAGGTAAAACCGTCTTGATCCAAGAATTGATCCATAATATTGCCCAAGAACACGGCGGTATTTCAGTATTTACCGGTGTAGGTGAACGAACTCGTGAAGGGAACGACCTTTATTTTGAAATGAAAGATTCCGGTGTTATTGAAAAAACAGCGATGGTGTTTGGACAAATGAACGAGCCGCCAGGTGCACGGATGCGTGTAGCACTGACCGGTTTGACGATCGCTGAGTATTTCCGTGACGTGGAAGGACAAGACGTATTGCTGTTTATTGACAATATTTTCCGTTTCACACAAGCGGGTTCAGAAGTGTCTGCCTTGTTAGGCCGGATGCCGTCAGCTGTAGGATATCAACCAACGTTAGCTACTGAAATGGGTCAATTGCAAGAACGTATAACCTCAACTAAAAAGGGTTCTATTACATCTATCCAAGCGATTTATGTGCCAGCCGATGACTATACTGACCCAGCTCCAGCAACTGCTTTCGCCCATTTGGATGCAACAACCAACTTAGAACGTCGTTTGACGGAGCAAGGAATCTACCCTGCGGTTGATCCGTTGGCTTCTTCATCTAGTGCCTTAGCGCCGGAAGTTGTTGGTGAAGAGCATTATGCAGTTGCAACAGAAGTGCAGCATGTACTTCAACGTTATCGTGAATTGCAAGATATCATCGCTATTTTAGGGATGGATGAATTATCTGATCAAGAAAAAATCTTGGTAGGACGCGCACGTCGAATTCAATTCTTCTTATCACAAAACTTCAATGTAGCAGAACAGTTCACTGGTCAGCCAGGTTCTTATGTGCCAGTTGCTGAAACCGTTAGAGGATTTAGAGAAATTCTTGATGGAAAATATGATGATCTACCAGAAGAAGCATTTCGTAGCGTCGGCAAGATCGAAGACGTCATTGAAAAAGCGAAAACGTTGAATTACTAG
- a CDS encoding DUF1146 family protein, whose protein sequence is MQFYGIDALIRIICHMLFIYVSFWAMQSIRIEQFFKAHLTNQVRLLIVLFSIVIGYTVSSFFLEFIALCRNLFIVFFQ, encoded by the coding sequence ATGCAATTTTATGGAATTGATGCGTTGATTCGGATCATTTGTCACATGCTGTTTATTTATGTAAGTTTTTGGGCAATGCAGTCTATTCGGATCGAGCAGTTTTTTAAAGCGCATTTGACGAATCAGGTGCGTTTGCTGATTGTGTTATTTTCAATTGTGATCGGTTATACAGTCAGTTCATTCTTCTTAGAATTTATTGCGTTGTGCCGTAATTTATTCATAGTATTTTTCCAATAA
- the murA gene encoding UDP-N-acetylglucosamine 1-carboxyvinyltransferase yields the protein MEQIIVHGGNQLKGTVKIEGAKNAVLPILAATLLAEEGTTTLNNVPILSDVFTMNQVIKHLNVDIDFNEELNQVKIDATQPLGIEANYEYVSQMRASIVVMGPLLARNGHAKVAMPGGCAIGKRPIDLHLKGFQALGATIIQKNGYIEAIAEELTGNTIYLDFPSVGATQNIMMAAVKAKGTTIIENVAREPEIVDLANVLNKMGAKIIGAGTETMRIEGVEKLHAVEHSIVQDRIEAGTFMVAAAMTQGDVLIEEAIPEHNRPLISKLTEMGAVIREERGGLRVVGPKVIKPTDVKTLPHPGFPTDMQAQMTAMQMVADGSSVITETVFENRFQHLEEMQRMNADVKIDGNVAIINGTQRLQGAAVEATDLRAAAALILVGLRAEGITRVSHLEYLDRGYYKFHEKLQKLGAKVERVNDEKVVEKNLSAIL from the coding sequence ATGGAACAAATTATTGTTCATGGTGGTAACCAATTAAAAGGAACTGTGAAGATCGAAGGGGCTAAAAATGCAGTATTACCTATTTTAGCAGCGACCCTATTAGCAGAAGAAGGAACAACGACATTAAATAATGTACCGATTCTTTCTGATGTATTTACAATGAACCAAGTAATTAAACATTTAAATGTAGATATTGATTTCAATGAAGAATTAAACCAAGTTAAAATAGATGCGACTCAACCGTTAGGCATTGAAGCAAATTATGAATATGTTAGCCAAATGAGAGCATCGATAGTCGTTATGGGGCCATTATTGGCTCGTAATGGGCATGCTAAAGTAGCAATGCCTGGTGGCTGTGCCATCGGTAAACGCCCAATTGATTTACATTTAAAAGGATTTCAAGCATTGGGTGCGACGATCATCCAGAAAAATGGATATATTGAAGCCATTGCTGAAGAATTAACAGGAAACACGATTTATTTAGATTTTCCAAGTGTTGGAGCAACACAAAATATCATGATGGCGGCTGTTAAAGCAAAAGGTACTACGATCATCGAAAACGTGGCTAGAGAACCTGAAATCGTTGATTTAGCTAATGTCCTTAATAAAATGGGTGCGAAAATCATTGGTGCTGGGACTGAAACGATGCGTATCGAAGGCGTTGAAAAACTTCATGCTGTTGAACATTCGATCGTTCAAGACCGTATTGAAGCAGGTACTTTCATGGTGGCTGCGGCAATGACACAAGGGGATGTACTGATCGAAGAAGCTATTCCAGAACACAACCGTCCGTTGATTTCTAAATTGACTGAAATGGGTGCTGTGATTCGTGAAGAAAGAGGCGGTTTACGTGTTGTTGGTCCTAAAGTGATCAAACCAACTGATGTTAAAACTTTACCTCATCCAGGTTTCCCAACAGATATGCAAGCACAAATGACAGCGATGCAAATGGTAGCGGATGGCTCAAGTGTTATCACTGAAACTGTTTTTGAAAATCGTTTCCAACATCTTGAAGAAATGCAGCGTATGAATGCAGACGTGAAGATCGATGGAAATGTTGCTATCATCAATGGGACACAACGTTTACAAGGAGCTGCTGTCGAAGCAACAGATTTACGTGCAGCTGCAGCATTGATTTTAGTTGGTTTACGTGCTGAAGGGATCACTCGTGTCTCTCATCTAGAGTATCTAGACCGCGGTTATTATAAATTCCATGAAAAACTTCAAAAACTTGGAGCAAAAGTGGAACGTGTCAACGACGAAAAAGTTGTTGAAAAAAATCTATCTGCAATTCTTTAA
- a CDS encoding DNA-directed RNA polymerase subunit beta, whose amino-acid sequence MSSTRYIIVTLLKVLVVISLVIILFVAGTMIGYGVIGGGNPKDVFKEEIWAHILDFFKS is encoded by the coding sequence ATGAGTTCGACACGCTATATAATAGTGACTTTGTTGAAAGTCTTAGTTGTGATTTCTTTAGTGATCATTTTATTTGTTGCCGGTACGATGATCGGTTACGGTGTGATCGGTGGAGGAAATCCTAAAGATGTATTTAAAGAAGAAATTTGGGCTCATATTCTAGACTTTTTTAAATCTTGA
- a CDS encoding guanylate kinase, which yields MTNPSLQHLFFIIIGPSGSGKTKVAEAVLPKDYKVISHTTRLKRLGEQGGIDYYFETQEQFQNLIQSNALAEYDTYNGQKYGVGIDELLRKTSKHCAYDVLTFQGFEAIEKLFKPMVVPIFLDVSKENVMTRLQERGDLPEIIKERSALYDQEIKNKEKIIHYPQHFIIDANQPFDCVVKSLAHIVEECIKKHD from the coding sequence ATGACAAACCCTTCATTACAACATCTATTTTTTATTATTATCGGTCCAAGCGGCTCTGGAAAAACAAAGGTTGCAGAAGCTGTTCTTCCAAAAGATTATAAAGTGATTTCTCACACGACCCGACTAAAGAGGCTGGGAGAACAAGGGGGAATCGATTACTATTTTGAAACACAAGAACAATTCCAGAACTTGATTCAGTCAAATGCTTTAGCAGAATATGATACCTATAATGGACAAAAATATGGAGTGGGCATTGATGAACTGCTGCGTAAAACATCGAAACATTGTGCGTATGATGTTTTAACCTTTCAGGGATTTGAGGCGATCGAAAAGCTGTTTAAACCGATGGTGGTTCCGATTTTTTTAGATGTATCTAAAGAGAATGTGATGACACGATTACAGGAAAGAGGAGATTTGCCTGAGATCATTAAGGAACGTTCTGCTTTATATGATCAAGAAATCAAAAATAAAGAAAAAATCATACACTATCCTCAACACTTCATTATAGATGCAAACCAGCCATTTGATTGTGTTGTGAAGAGTTTAGCTCACATCGTCGAAGAGTGCATAAAAAAACATGACTAG